Proteins encoded in a region of the Deefgea piscis genome:
- a CDS encoding hemolysin family protein, translating to MENFFLSLIALALVLLNGFFVAAEFGLVKLRATRAKGLAKIYGWRGRILAKVHSQLDAYLSACQLGITLASLGLGWIGEPAFSRLLEPLFMVLGVESAALIHSVSFFFAFTLISFLHIVVGELAPKSLAIRRPEVVALWTSVPLYFFYWLMYPAIWLLNHSANSLLRQLGLDGHSGHESHYSADELKMILRGNGDGNSREEWNVVEQSLDFGRLKVADLMRPFHEAAVLHSNVSLAENLQVIATQRFSRYPFVNEDGEVLGIIHLKNLFLAELRHADVSDLSDYVRPVEQVTPETPVLELFRRFREGAPHFAIVTYADEAQPMGFVTLDNLMAALVGEIRDEFRQSRNDWLEQDDGALLGKGSLSLYSLGRMLGKDIDHPEAETVGGLIQWKLGNLPVEGERIEFDGFTIVVKKMNGPRIVLVKVMPAAKSEGSVGDD from the coding sequence ATGGAAAATTTCTTTTTAAGCCTCATCGCTTTGGCGTTGGTGCTGCTCAATGGTTTTTTTGTTGCCGCCGAATTTGGCTTGGTTAAATTGCGTGCTACTCGCGCTAAGGGGTTAGCCAAAATCTATGGCTGGCGCGGGCGAATTCTCGCCAAAGTGCATAGTCAACTGGACGCTTATTTATCGGCTTGCCAGCTCGGGATCACCTTAGCATCGCTCGGTTTAGGTTGGATTGGTGAACCGGCATTCTCTCGCTTACTTGAGCCCCTCTTTATGGTACTGGGCGTTGAATCGGCGGCCTTGATTCATAGCGTCTCCTTCTTTTTTGCCTTCACTTTAATTTCATTTTTACATATCGTCGTTGGCGAATTAGCGCCTAAATCATTGGCCATCCGCCGCCCTGAAGTCGTGGCGCTATGGACTTCGGTGCCCTTGTATTTCTTTTATTGGCTAATGTATCCAGCGATTTGGTTGCTCAATCACAGCGCCAATAGTTTGTTACGCCAATTGGGTTTGGATGGGCATTCTGGTCATGAAAGTCATTATTCTGCCGATGAGTTAAAAATGATTTTGCGCGGTAACGGCGATGGCAATAGCCGCGAAGAATGGAATGTCGTTGAGCAGTCTTTGGATTTTGGCCGACTGAAAGTCGCCGATTTGATGCGGCCGTTTCATGAGGCAGCGGTGCTGCATAGCAATGTCTCGCTGGCCGAAAATTTACAAGTCATTGCCACGCAACGCTTTAGCCGCTATCCCTTTGTGAATGAAGACGGCGAAGTGTTGGGGATTATTCATTTAAAAAACCTATTTCTGGCCGAATTACGCCACGCCGACGTGTCTGATTTAAGCGATTACGTGCGCCCAGTGGAACAAGTCACGCCAGAAACGCCGGTGCTAGAGTTATTTCGCCGCTTTCGTGAAGGCGCGCCGCATTTTGCTATCGTCACCTACGCCGACGAAGCGCAGCCGATGGGCTTTGTCACGCTGGATAATTTGATGGCCGCGCTGGTCGGCGAAATCCGTGATGAATTTCGGCAATCGCGCAATGATTGGTTAGAGCAAGACGATGGCGCGCTGTTGGGCAAAGGGAGCTTATCGCTGTATTCGCTGGGCCGAATGCTGGGTAAAGACATCGATCACCCGGAAGCGGAAACTGTCGGTGGTTTGATTCAATGGAAACTTGGCAATCTACCGGTCGAAGGTGAACGCATCGAATTTGATGGCTTTACCATCGTCGTCAAAAAAATGAACGGCCCACGGATTGTGTTGGTGAAAGTGATGCCAGCGGCCAAGTCTGAAGGTAGTGTGGGCGATGATTAA
- a CDS encoding pseudouridine synthase, whose amino-acid sequence MTPAKPKTKAKTYLSAGFKNKAPQGNTQVASLARALSKLGFCSRSEAEALVLQGAVSVNGKVCVEINRRVDLERDQLSVNGQSVAAEKKVYLMLNKPRGLITSAQDEKNRDTVFSCFTGATLPHIGPVGRLDKASEGLLLFTNDTQWAARLTDPASHLDKIYHVQIDSLATPALIAAMQAGVIMDDGTPLKAKRVTLLRSGEKNAWLEVVLDEGKNRHIRRLLEANQINTLRLMRVAIGGLLLGELAKGEWRELSAAEVASLKS is encoded by the coding sequence ATGACCCCCGCTAAACCAAAAACCAAAGCTAAGACGTATTTATCTGCAGGCTTTAAAAATAAAGCGCCGCAAGGCAATACCCAAGTAGCCAGTCTAGCAAGGGCTTTATCTAAGCTCGGATTTTGTTCGCGTAGCGAAGCCGAAGCCTTGGTATTACAAGGCGCGGTGAGCGTGAATGGCAAGGTGTGTGTGGAAATCAATCGCCGCGTCGATCTCGAGCGCGATCAACTCAGCGTTAACGGCCAAAGTGTTGCCGCTGAAAAGAAAGTCTATTTAATGCTTAATAAGCCGCGCGGCTTGATTACCAGCGCGCAAGATGAGAAAAACCGCGATACGGTGTTTAGCTGCTTCACTGGCGCGACGCTGCCGCACATCGGCCCGGTTGGGCGACTGGATAAAGCCAGCGAAGGCTTGCTGCTGTTCACCAACGATACTCAATGGGCGGCGCGCCTCACGGATCCGGCCAGCCATTTGGACAAAATCTACCACGTGCAAATTGATAGCCTTGCCACTCCGGCGCTGATCGCCGCCATGCAAGCGGGTGTAATCATGGATGACGGCACGCCACTCAAAGCCAAGCGCGTGACCTTGTTACGCAGCGGCGAAAAAAATGCATGGCTGGAAGTCGTGCTCGACGAAGGCAAAAACCGCCACATCCGCCGCCTACTTGAAGCCAATCAAATCAACACACTACGCCTGATGCGTGTGGCGATCGGTGGCTTGCTGCTGGGTGAATTGGCAAAAGGCGAATGGCGGGAATTGAGTGCGGCGGAAGTGGCAAGTTTAAAAAGCTAA
- a CDS encoding TIGR02450 family Trp-rich protein: MTYPTRSWHPKKLLNTKWTAVVPQQREKHFLVVKVELDPLDAQKVVQVTLEAVLSKRHFTLHWSVLSDETQWRVGWL; this comes from the coding sequence ATGACGTATCCAACGCGTAGCTGGCACCCAAAAAAGCTACTGAATACCAAATGGACCGCCGTTGTGCCGCAACAGCGCGAGAAACATTTTCTCGTCGTCAAAGTTGAACTCGATCCGTTGGACGCGCAAAAAGTCGTGCAGGTCACGCTAGAAGCTGTGCTGAGTAAACGGCATTTCACTTTGCATTGGAGCGTGCTGTCGGATGAAACGCAGTGGCGAGTCGGCTGGCTGTAA
- a CDS encoding DUF2237 family protein, whose product MDINVLGQALKPCSMAPLTGFFRDGCCRTDQTDVGEHIVCVVISTPFLRFSQLRGNDLSTPRPEYGFAGLKPGDQWCLCATRWLEALKAGAAPKIVLAATHENILDLISLETLVEYGIDRPVFKD is encoded by the coding sequence ATGGATATCAATGTATTAGGCCAAGCACTCAAACCTTGCAGCATGGCCCCTTTAACTGGGTTTTTCCGTGATGGTTGTTGCCGAACTGATCAAACCGACGTGGGCGAACATATTGTTTGCGTGGTGATCAGTACCCCGTTTTTAAGGTTTTCCCAACTGCGCGGCAACGATTTATCCACGCCACGGCCAGAATACGGCTTTGCTGGGCTCAAGCCCGGTGATCAATGGTGTCTTTGCGCGACGCGCTGGCTCGAAGCACTCAAAGCCGGCGCCGCCCCAAAAATCGTCCTCGCCGCCACGCATGAAAACATTCTCGATTTGATTTCATTAGAAACGTTGGTGGAATATGGCATTGATCGGCCGGTGTTTAAGGATTAG
- a CDS encoding MBL fold metallo-hydrolase, giving the protein MTSLAVETILLGVGSSGGSPALGCRCPTCVSTDPKNTRSRASAVIRAGGQTFLIDTGPDLRSQALREQILHVDAVLYTHPHADHLNGIDDLRAFCWLQKAALPVYGNRLMLGHIRERFPYTLFKPNEFWDKPVLTIHEVDAEPFQVGAVTVQPIPLIHGKWPILGWRIGNVAYLTDVSEIPPESEALLHNLDLLFLDCLRHKAHPTHLSVEQALQIAAHIAAKRTVLIHMTHELEYHALTATLPAGIEVGYDGQRITI; this is encoded by the coding sequence ATGACCAGCCTTGCCGTAGAAACCATTTTATTGGGTGTGGGCTCAAGTGGCGGCTCACCCGCTTTGGGTTGCCGCTGCCCAACGTGTGTATCGACCGACCCAAAAAACACCCGCAGCCGCGCCTCAGCGGTGATTCGTGCGGGTGGGCAAACTTTTTTGATCGACACCGGGCCAGACCTACGCAGCCAAGCACTGCGCGAACAGATTTTGCACGTGGATGCGGTGCTGTATACCCATCCGCATGCCGACCATTTGAATGGCATCGACGATTTACGCGCTTTTTGCTGGTTACAAAAAGCCGCCTTGCCGGTGTACGGCAATCGTTTAATGCTCGGCCATATCCGAGAGCGCTTTCCGTATACGCTGTTTAAACCCAATGAATTTTGGGATAAACCGGTGCTCACCATTCATGAAGTCGATGCTGAGCCATTTCAAGTTGGCGCGGTGACGGTGCAGCCAATACCGCTGATTCACGGCAAATGGCCGATTTTAGGCTGGCGCATTGGCAATGTTGCTTACCTCACCGATGTTTCAGAAATTCCGCCTGAGAGTGAAGCATTGCTGCACAATTTAGACTTATTGTTTTTGGATTGTTTGCGTCATAAAGCGCATCCAACGCATTTATCGGTAGAACAAGCGTTGCAAATTGCCGCTCATATTGCCGCCAAACGCACGGTGTTGATTCATATGACGCATGAATTAGAGTATCACGCTTTAACTGCAACTTTACCCGCTGGTATTGAAGTAGGGTATGACGGTCAACGCATCACCATTTAA
- a CDS encoding TatD family hydrolase, whose product MKFVDSHCHINFADLAANMPQLLANMQDYDVSHALCVAVNLPELPSVLALAQQHDNIFASVGVHPDYEDTPEPTVAQLVELAQSPKVVAIGETGLDYFRLTGDLEWQRERFRTHIRAARETGLPLIIHTRASSEDTIRILREENAQDVGGVMHCFTESWEVAQQAMDLGFYISLSGIVTFKKAEDLKQLARLMPLDRLLIETDSPYLAPMPHRGKQNQPAWVRHVAEHIAELKGIPLSDVAEATTQNFFNLFARARQPQ is encoded by the coding sequence ATGAAGTTTGTTGATTCGCACTGCCATATTAATTTTGCTGATTTAGCGGCCAATATGCCGCAATTATTAGCCAATATGCAAGATTACGATGTGAGCCATGCGCTCTGTGTCGCAGTTAATTTACCTGAGCTGCCATCGGTACTGGCACTGGCGCAGCAGCATGACAATATTTTTGCCTCAGTGGGTGTGCACCCTGATTACGAAGACACGCCCGAGCCAACGGTCGCGCAATTGGTTGAGCTGGCGCAATCGCCCAAAGTGGTCGCCATTGGCGAAACCGGCTTGGATTATTTCCGGCTAACGGGGGATTTAGAGTGGCAGCGTGAGCGTTTTCGCACGCATATTCGCGCGGCGCGTGAAACGGGCTTGCCACTGATTATTCATACTCGTGCCTCATCAGAGGACACCATTCGGATTTTGCGCGAAGAAAACGCGCAAGACGTTGGCGGTGTCATGCATTGCTTTACCGAAAGCTGGGAAGTGGCGCAACAAGCAATGGATTTAGGTTTTTATATTTCACTCTCAGGCATTGTGACGTTTAAAAAAGCTGAAGATTTAAAACAATTGGCTCGGCTAATGCCGCTTGATCGCCTACTCATCGAAACCGATTCGCCCTATCTTGCACCAATGCCGCATCGCGGCAAACAAAATCAACCGGCGTGGGTACGCCATGTTGCCGAGCATATTGCTGAATTAAAAGGCATTCCACTGAGCGACGTGGCCGAGGCGACCACGCAAAATTTCTTTAATCTGTTTGCTCGTGCGCGCCAACCACAATGA
- a CDS encoding PilZ domain-containing protein: MSEDPVRAAASRPGVLSLNIKEKAALYASYMPFIKGGGIFIPTNKLYNLGDEVFMLLALLDDPARIAVSGNVVWVTPPGAHNNHQQGIGVQFSSNEAGNLARVKIENLLGGYLQSGRTTHTM; this comes from the coding sequence ATGAGCGAAGATCCAGTACGCGCAGCCGCCTCTCGTCCTGGCGTGCTGTCGTTAAATATTAAAGAAAAAGCTGCTTTATATGCGTCATATATGCCGTTTATTAAAGGCGGTGGGATCTTTATCCCCACCAATAAGCTGTACAACTTAGGCGATGAAGTTTTTATGTTGTTGGCGCTGTTGGATGATCCGGCGCGGATTGCCGTTTCGGGCAACGTGGTTTGGGTGACACCGCCTGGCGCGCATAATAATCATCAGCAAGGGATTGGCGTTCAATTTTCCAGTAATGAAGCGGGCAATTTGGCGCGAGTAAAAATTGAAAATTTACTCGGCGGTTATCTGCAATCAGGGCGGACAACGCACACGATGTAA
- the holB gene encoding DNA polymerase III subunit delta', translated as MNKTPTLYPWLQTAWQELLRERDRWPHALLLTGEPGIGKRAFAVYLAQFLLCEDTQKSTQPCGVCDGCRWFLAGNHPDYRVLQPEDAEEERPDETESKKAKKKSEVIRVEDVRALADFVNLSAHRRSVRVTLVVPADTMNVAAANAFLKTLEEPPAGAIFILVADHWRRLLPTIRSRCRVFPLALPDSSVAMQWLNAHGVVNPALHLAHTGGAPLAAMDDAAAEWLAVRQNFLTQIAEPATLDVLKLCTELDKAKLDTDLVITWLQKWIYDLISLGLAGKIRYYPDWQDALTRLAPRAPQLMQYVNQLTDAQKLSRHPLNQRLVFENLLFAYVDALRGPSRQGKI; from the coding sequence ATGAATAAAACACCGACTTTATACCCATGGTTACAGACTGCATGGCAAGAGTTGCTACGCGAGCGAGATCGCTGGCCTCATGCTTTATTGCTGACGGGTGAACCCGGTATTGGTAAGCGTGCTTTTGCAGTTTATCTCGCGCAATTTCTTCTTTGCGAAGACACCCAGAAATCAACGCAGCCTTGTGGTGTTTGCGATGGCTGCCGTTGGTTTTTAGCTGGTAATCATCCGGACTATCGCGTGTTGCAGCCGGAGGACGCTGAAGAAGAGCGCCCAGATGAGACTGAAAGCAAAAAAGCCAAGAAAAAATCAGAAGTTATTCGAGTGGAAGATGTGCGGGCTTTGGCTGACTTCGTCAATCTCTCGGCACATCGACGCAGTGTGCGGGTGACATTAGTCGTGCCGGCCGACACGATGAATGTGGCTGCCGCTAATGCATTTTTAAAAACACTCGAAGAGCCACCAGCTGGCGCAATCTTTATTTTGGTAGCCGATCACTGGCGCCGCTTATTGCCAACGATACGTAGCCGTTGCCGTGTATTTCCTTTGGCGCTACCTGATTCATCGGTGGCGATGCAATGGTTGAATGCCCATGGCGTGGTGAATCCGGCATTGCACTTGGCGCATACCGGCGGTGCGCCATTGGCGGCAATGGATGATGCCGCAGCAGAATGGCTCGCCGTGCGGCAGAACTTTCTAACGCAGATTGCAGAACCGGCGACTTTAGATGTATTAAAACTCTGTACCGAATTAGATAAAGCCAAACTAGATACCGATTTAGTGATTACATGGCTACAGAAGTGGATTTACGATCTGATTAGTTTGGGCTTGGCGGGGAAAATTCGTTATTATCCAGATTGGCAAGATGCATTAACGCGTCTTGCTCCACGAGCGCCACAGTTGATGCAATACGTGAATCAACTCACTGATGCGCAAAAATTATCTCGTCATCCGCTCAATCAGCGACTGGTTTTTGAAAACCTGTTGTTTGCCTATGTGGATGCCTTACGTGGGCCGTCTCGCCAAGGAAAAATATGA
- the tmk gene encoding dTMP kinase gives MTSASVARGRFISVEGIDGAGKSTHLAWLAAWLLKKGIALQQSREPGGTSLGEKLRALLLNESMSLETEALLMFASRAQHLTEVIEPALARGEWVLCDRFSDATFAYQCGGRGLDQTKFAQLETWVQAREAGLIEPDLTLIFDVPLEVSQARMANGRVLDRFEREQHDFHARVRAAYLERAQQNPQRIRVIDANRPLEVIQAELAEIFADYE, from the coding sequence ATGACGAGCGCAAGCGTTGCACGAGGTCGGTTTATTTCGGTAGAGGGCATTGATGGTGCAGGGAAAAGCACGCATTTAGCGTGGCTAGCTGCTTGGTTGCTTAAGAAAGGCATCGCATTACAGCAATCAAGAGAGCCCGGTGGGACAAGTTTAGGTGAAAAGCTAAGAGCGCTGCTACTGAATGAGTCGATGTCTTTAGAAACCGAGGCTTTGTTGATGTTTGCCTCGCGAGCTCAGCATTTAACTGAGGTGATTGAACCGGCATTAGCGCGCGGTGAATGGGTTTTATGTGATCGTTTTTCGGATGCGACATTTGCCTATCAATGTGGTGGTCGTGGACTTGATCAAACGAAGTTTGCGCAACTTGAAACGTGGGTGCAAGCGCGTGAAGCAGGTTTGATTGAACCTGATTTGACGTTGATTTTTGATGTGCCACTTGAAGTGAGTCAAGCGCGAATGGCCAATGGCCGAGTGTTAGATCGATTTGAGCGTGAGCAACACGATTTTCATGCGCGTGTTCGTGCTGCCTATCTTGAGCGAGCCCAGCAAAATCCTCAGCGGATTCGTGTCATTGATGCCAATCGACCATTAGAAGTAATTCAGGCCGAATTGGCGGAAATTTTTGCTGATTATGAATAA